A portion of the Oreochromis niloticus isolate F11D_XX linkage group LG10, O_niloticus_UMD_NMBU, whole genome shotgun sequence genome contains these proteins:
- the tmem135 gene encoding transmembrane protein 135, with protein sequence MAALSKIPHNCYEIGHTWSPSCVQSAADVTRSALEVSFKIYAPLYLIAAVLRRRKKDYYFKRLIPEIFWSTSFLTTNGGLFIVFFCILRRLLGGFYSWSVGFGSALPASYIAILLERKSRRGLLTIYMANLATETLFRMAVTRGIVKPIKHGEVLLFCITSSLFMFFFRSKDGLKGFASSALKFIIGKEEIPTHSVLADDSQPSAERPDSRKKTLLSSTRKLLESICKRGPRHRCCKHYNDNCISYCVKGFVRMFSVGYVIQCLLKVPSAFRQMFSKPSRLPSLFYNKENFQLGVFLGSFVSIYKGTSCLLRWMRNIDDELHALIAGFLAGVSMFFYKSTTISMYLFSKLVETIYFKGIEAGRLPYIPHADTIIYAISTAICFHAAVMEVQNLRPTYWKFLLRLTQGRFALMNRQVLDMFGTQASRDFKGFVPKLDPRYTTVPSKTVLLPGGDIQLG encoded by the exons ATGGCTGCTCTCAGCAAAATACCGCATAACTGCTACGAAATCGGTCACACTTGGAGCCCGTCGTGTGTGCAGTCTGCTGCCGATGTGACTAGGAGTGCTCTGGAGGTGTCCTTCAAAATATACGCCCCTCTTTACCTG ATAGCAGCAGTTCTAAGGAGAAGGAAGAAGGATTACTATTTTAAAAGGCTTATCCCAGAGATCTTTTGGTCTACCTCTTTCCTGACCACCAATGGGGGTCTCTTCATCGTTTTCTTCTGCATTCTCAG GAGACTTTTGGGAGGCTTCTACTCCTGGTCTGTTGGGTTTGGCTCAGCACTGCCAGCCTCTTATATTGCTATCCTGCTGGAGCGCAAGAGCAG GAGAGGGCTGCTGACAATATACATGGCAAATCTT GCCACTGAGACTTTGTTTCGCATGGCAGTGACACGAGGCATTGTCAAACCCATTAAACATGGCGAG GTGCTGTTGTTCTGCATTACTTCATCACTCTTTATGttcttcttcag GAGTAAAGATGGTCTCAAAGGCTTTGCATCCTCCGCATTGAA ATTCATCATTGGGAAAGAAGAGATCCCAACACACTCTGTGCTGGCTGATGATTCACAGCCATCAGCAGAAAGGCCTGACTCTAGAAAAAAGACTCTTCTATCCTCCACCAGAAAACTGCTCGAATCGAT ATGCAAACGGGGACCAAGACACAGATGTTGCAAACATTATAATGACAACTGCATTTCCTACTGCGTCAAA GGTTTTGTCAGGATGTTCAGTGTTGGCTACGTGATTCAGTGTTTACTTAAAGTGCCATCAGCATTCAGACAGATGTTTTCGAAACCCTCCCGGCTTCCCTCCCTCTTCTACAACAAAGAGAACTTCCAGCTCGGGGTTTTTCTAGGCTCCTTCGTCAGTATCTATAAG GGAACAAGCTGCTTGCTGCGCTGGATGCGTAACATTGATGATGAACTCCATGCGCTTATAGCTG GCTTCCTGGCTGGAGTTTCAATGTTCTTCTACAAAAGCACAACAATATCCATGTATCTCTTTTCTAAGCTGGTggag ACTATCTACTTCAAGGGCATTGAGGCTGGCCGGTTACCTTACATTCCACATGCAGACACAATCATATATGCCATCTCCACTGCGATCTGCTTCCATGCT GCTGTGATGGAAGTGCAGAACCTCAGGCCAACGTACTGGAAGTTCCTGCTGCGTTTAACTCAGGGCAG GTTTGCTCTGATGAACCGACAGGTGCTAGACATGTTTGGGACTCAGGCTTCCAGAGACTTTAAAGGCTTTGTGCCCAAACTGGACCCCCGTTACACCACGGTGCCCAGCAAGACAGTGCTTCTACCGGGAGGTGACATCCAACTTGGATGA
- the ltn1 gene encoding E3 ubiquitin-protein ligase listerin, with protein sequence MGGKNKQRTKGNVRPSSSGRAAEVLTREGGVIPAFVGFGSTVASELSYVPAVHGAEDIDNLVDADFRLVLRKLSKRDVVTRLKAVQDFGSMCQERDADVVKGILPYWPRIYCKISVDHDRRIREATQQAFEQLVLKVRRSLAPFLKSLMGHWILSQCDTYTPAASAAFQAFQAAFSPAKQPEAISFCKDEILNVLQDVLLKETADTLSDSQSLTEEEREAKYVRMLTSSLLGVKRLLFLLLQDDRAALETGLAHLVNSGKFWKYGKHKTPQVRGAFFEMVCALCEFTPGLVQAEAARLCPAVLLSIDDTDPVVLPPVWEAVLHVVSTIPDCWTHVNAKKGFLPKLWALLKEGGKGMAKALHPNLMPLLSKLPPEVTDPKMDFFTMFFTTFAQGLSSERAVTSPSESAAIVTSFVECLRYCILQNAEDVEDQGKIRTMLTSQQLLPLLENALRNPSLQNGPLFLSVTEMLISWEKRVGLQREGEASDSKDVFQRLLTDFWEDLGLLCVRYVDNEEADPQALEGIATLLHVMRYPERVNKKQTQKKKSVRLCFSKPEENEKTGVEGDGAEKLAQAVSELVNEKAFGSLQTQHFEDVVCQLAQLCLVHVNEKNSERHLVFLSHLMRSFHTPRVFSTLVELDDKMTKDEKQRDEGIMKNPAVQFLLERVVVWLAEKGRTDTEHLVEMVFSSLYCCSGQETNRILNHITTMGLSWGIILQIIQRACTDPETLKSCSDWLKGSVLGEQLLGLTEELCKVGSSSCDSISSTSGHSWTLISLVLSQHHNNESLIGEVYMEKILEKLHATLSETKSLSDKGNMEPLISFICDVASTFFSSVQDCLLLVSAEELLLTVFQLTAQDQAHTHLSDSLLHKLKKVCVAGVQSLVQHCEYEVKEGGFLHSAAVWVRKQLLATPLDMKGIQVLGLAVQSMVESIISVCDQASPIIIQFFTLLMPSQTEWTRIRQALPPQWIKSPLLSSRLRDVCEKPSMDMWKFRELNKLPAHLCACALLGKVAHSAAFTHGGQSEAESPSLQQNLTHTVSELLYALQWCKELNYSPTMVSTYHNMLTDWGLSEGLNGRVPIKTLLETLYTRSVTEGGLWSLTLENYIHSNSLEGAAVRKLYGSANSLFPVSQSKLNTLQVLCPSMSNEDRESLVALATAGLVNWQEDENVYGCLAVLLCCLNASTEVEDMVVQAILATVMEWRNSREDWFLFSCDLSKATSEQLNLSVEIMRFLSWLVTRCPAILGGNQWDFLLCSMLAWLETASENVGSLWNPWVQLFVCENAGLIVKLNEFFTTLSSSNIADKLPPELAGEWTDFFVEGIYNLLLPLPVSITEAFAEPDDPVFPLAVLQSVGVALTHVPVQQLTQNSLPPRFIADQKTNLPEPLQTLLNTFCPLLLFKARPLQIAVYHILEKVMPQLPECDGEGDNNKSDDDRDEPCLSPPASLMAILSTCEELCDNILSGIQVGEFAVVQPLSVEYSCILGYLLSWKLLLTFFKSSPSHLRANYAQYLKRSCSLNKLLLHVFKLMPENPAYPGQEAEARETKTFFTESLNLAVDKCDSVEWELPHLACSVYYSTVQDLPAMVRLWWNSQEKRVSAAVEKFTIKYISPVLSAQEISSVHTSTQMFDSMTVKARSAAREVIATYSVDDIFIELVIQLPQNYPLGSIAVESGRRVGVAVQQWRNWMLQLSTYLTHQNGSIMEGLALWKNNVDKRFEGIEDCMICFSVIHGSNYSLPKKACRTCKKKFHSACLYKWFTSSNKSTCPLCRETFF encoded by the exons ATGGGGGGTAAGAATAAACAGCGAACTAAAGGAAATGTTCGG CCGTCCAGCAGCGGCCGAGCTGCTGAGGTCCTGACTCGGGAAGGTGGCGTAATCCCAGCGTTTGTGGGCTTTGGCTCGACCGTCGCCTCGGAGCTGAGTTACGTTCCAGCTGTCCACGGCGCGGAAGACATAGACAACCTGGTAGATGCAGATTTCCGCCTGGTGCTCAGAAAATTGTCGAAGAGGGATGTTGTCACCAGACTTAAG GCTGTGCAGGATTTTGGGTCCATGTGTCAGGAACGGGATGCCGATGTTGTAAAAGGGATCCTACCATACTGGCCAAGGATTTACTGCAAAATATCAGTG GATCATGATCGACGCATTAGGGAGGCTACCCAACAGGCTTTTGAGCAGCTGGTGCTAAAAGTGCGTCGCAGCTTGGCACCATTTCTGAAAAGCTTGATGGGCCACTGGATTCTGTCCCAGTGCGACACCTACACACCTGCAGCCTCAGCTGCGTTCCAGGCCTTCCAGGCTGCTTTCTCACCCGCAAAACAGCCTGAAGCTATCAGCTTCTGCAAGGATGAGATCCTTAAT GTACTTCAAGATGTTTTGTTGAAGGAAACGGCCGACACACTGAGTGATTCCCA AAGTTTGacggaggaggagagggaagcCAAATACGTGCGCATGCTGACCAGTTCTCTGTTGGGGGTGAAGAGACTTCTCTTTCTGCTGCTTCAGGATGACAGGGCGGCCCTGGAGACAGGACTAGCACATCTTGTTAATTCTGGAAAGTTTTGGAAATATGGCAAACACAAGACTCCACAG GTGAGGGGGGCGTTTTTTGAGATGGTGTGTGCTCTGTGTGAGTTCACACCAGGACTGGTCCAGGCTGAAGCAGCGCGTCTCTGTCCCGCCGTCCTCCTCAGTATCGACGACACGGATCCTGTAGTGCTGCCCCCCGTGTGGGAGGCTGTTCTCCACGTTGTGTCTACAATCCCT GATTGCTGGACACATGTGAATGCCAAGAAAGGCTTCTTGCCCAAactttgggctctgttaaaagAGGGCGGCAAAGGCATGGCTAAAGCTTTACACCCGAATCTGATGCCGCTTCTCAGTAAACTGCCCCCAGAGGTCACTGATCCAAAGATGGACTTCTTCACCATGTTCTTTACTACATTCGCACAAGG tcTTTCTAGTGAGCGTGCAGTAACAAGCCCATCAGAAAGTGCAGCGATAGTGACATCTTTTGTTGAGTGCTTGAGATACTGCATATTACAAAATGCAGAGGATGTGGAAGACCAGGGGAAAATAAGGACCATGCTCACTTCACAGCAG CTTCTACCCCTACTTGAAAATGCTCTCAGAAATCCTTCCCTTCAGAATGGTCCTCTCTTCCTTTCGGTCACTGAAATGCTCATTTCCTGGGAGAAGAGGGTAGGTTTACAAAGGGAAGGTGAAGCCAGTGACAGCAAGGATGTCTTTCAAAGACTTCTGACAGACTTCTGGGAGGACCTTGGTCTTCTCTGTGTGCGTTATGTTGACAACGAGGAGGCAGATCCACAGGCTTTGGAAGGGATAGCCACCTTGCTGCAT GTGATGCGTTATCCTGAGAGGgtaaacaaaaagcaaacacagaagaagaaatctGTCAGGTTGTGTTTTTCTAAACcagaagaaaatgagaaaactgGAGTTGAGGGGGATGGCGCTGAGAAGCTTGCGCAGGCGGTGTCAGAGCTTGTGAATGAGAAAGCATTTGGGTCCCTACAGACGCAGCATTTTGAAGATGTAGTGTGCCAGCTGGCACAGCTGTGCCTGGTGCATGTGAATGAGAAAAACTCAGAGAGACATCTTGTTTTCCTCTCCCATCTTATGCGCTCTTTCCACACCCCCAGAGTTTTCAGT ACATTGGTTGAATTGGAtgacaaaatgacaaaagacGAGAAGCAGAGGGATGAGGGGATTATGAAAAATCCAGCAGTGCAGTTCCTGTTGGAGCGGGTGGTGGTGTGGCTGGCTGAAAAGGGGCGCACTGACACCGAACACCTGGTGGAGATGGTCTTCAGCTCGCTTTACTGCTGCAGTGGGCAGGAGACCAACCGCATCCTCAACCATATCACCACG ATGGGTCTGTCATGGGGAATTATCCTGCAGATTATTCAGAGG GCATGTACAGATCCAGAGACTCTGAAGAGCTGCAGTGATTGGCTAAAAGGTTCGGTTCTGGGTGAACAACTCCTGGGATTGACTGAAGAGCTCTGCAAGGTGGGGAGCAGCTCTTGCGACTCCATCTCTTCTACAAGCGGCCACAGTTGGACGCTTATCAGCCTGGTCCTCTCTCAGCATCACAACAATG AGTCTCTGATCGGAGAGGTGTACATGGAGAAAATCTTGGAGAAACTCCACGCCACTCTGTCTGAGACCAAAAGCCTATCAGATAAAGGCAACATGGAGCCACTCATCTCCTTCATTTGTGATGTGGCTTCCACGTTCTTCTCTTCTGTACAAGACTGCCTTCTTCTTGTCTCCGCTGAGGAGCTCTTGCTCACTGTCTTCCAGCTCACTGCTCAAGATCAGGCGCACACTCACTTATCTG ACTCACTTTTACATAAACTGAAGAAAGTGTGTGTGGCTGGGGTCCAGTCATTGGTCCAACACTGTGAATATGAGGTCAAAGAAGGCGGCTTCCTGCACAGTGCAGCTGTTTGGGTGAGGAAGCAGCTGCTTGCCACACCACTTGATATGAAAGG CATACAGGTTCTAGGTTTGGCCGTACAAAGCATGGTGGAGTCGatcatctccgtctgtgatcaGGCGTCCCCCATCATCATCCAGTTCTTTACCCTCTTGATGCCCAGCCAGACAGAGTGGACAAGAATCAGGCAAGCCTTACCTCCTCAG TGGATCAAAAGCCCTTTACTGTCTAGTCGTTTGCGAGACGTTTGTGAAAAACCCTCCATGGACATGTGGAAGTTCAGGGAGTTGAACAAGCTGCCAGCCCACCTTTGTGCCTGTGCTCTTTTAGGGAAGGTGGCACACAGTGCTGCATTCACACATGGTGGCCAGAGTGAGGCAGAAAGTCCTTCACTTCAACAAAACCTTACACACACAG TTTCAGAACTGCTTTACGCTCTGCAGTGGTGTAAGGAGTTAAACTACAGCCCTACGATGGTGTCGACATATCACAACATGCTGACTGACTGGGGCCTCTCAGAAGGGCTTAATGGCCGGGTTCCAATTAAAACCCTGCTGGAGACTCTCTACACGAG GTCAGTGACAGAGGGAGGTCTGTGGTCTCTGACTCTAGAAAACTACATCCACAGCAACAGCTTGGAAGGTGCAGCAGTGAGGAAGCTTTATGGTAGTGCAAACAG TTTGTTCCCAGTGTCTCAAAGCAAACTGAACACGCTCCAGGTACTCTGCCCCAGTATGAGCAATGAAGACAGGGAGAGTCTTGTAGCTTTGGCTACTGCTGGATTAGTCAACTGGCAGGAGGATGAAA ATGTGTATGGGTGTCTGGCAGTGCTGCTGTGCTGTCTGAATGCCAGCACAGAAGTAGAGGACATGGTTGTGCAGGCTATCCTGGCCACTGTGATGGAATGGAGGAACAGCAGGGAGGACTGGTTCCTCTTTAGCTG TGACCTGTCCAAAGCAACTTCAGAGCAGTTGAACCTTAGTGTGGAGATCATGCGGTTCCTGTCCTGGCTGGTGACTCGCTGTCCAGCAATTCTAGGGGGAAACCAGTGGGACTTCCTGCTGTGCTCTATGTTGGCATGGTTGGAG ACTGCCAGTGAGAATGTTGGAAGTCTATGGAACCCATGGgtgcagctgtttgtgtgcGAGAACGCTGGATTGATAGTGAAGCTGAATGAGTTCTTCACAACATTATCTTCGTCCAATATAGCAGACAAGCTGCCACCAGAACTGGCTGGCGAATGGACAGATTTCTTTGTAGAGGGAATCTACAACCTGCTGTTACCGCTGCCTGTCAGTATCACAG AGGCCTTTGCTGAACCAGATGACCCCGTGTTCCCTTTGGCAGTACTGCAGTCAGTCGGTGTTGCACTGACGCATGTACCTGTGCAGCAGCTAACCCAAAACTCGCTGCCACCGCGCTTCATAGCGGACCAGAAGACGAACCTGCCAGAGCCTCTCCAAACACTCCTCAACACTTTCTGTCCTCTGCTCCTGTTTAAGGCCAGACCTCTTCAGATCGCCGTCTACCACATATTAGAAAA GGTCATGCCTCAGCTGCCCGAGTGTGATGGAGAAGGCGACAACAATAAATCTGACGACGACAGAGATGAGCCATGCCT GTCTCCTCCAGCGTCTCTGATGGCCATCCTGTCAACCTGTGAAGAGCTGTGTGATAACATCCTGTCCGGCATTCAGGTGGGAGAGTTTGCAGTGGTCCAGCCTCTCAGCGTGGAGTACTCCTGCATACTAGGATACTTGCTGTCCTGGAAGCTCCTTCTCACTTTTTTCAAATCCTCACCGTCCCAT CTGCGTGCCAATTATGCCCAATACCTTAAGAGAAGCTGCTCCCTTAACAAACTCCTTCTCCACGTCTTCAAACTGATGCCCGAGAACCCGGCCTATCCAGGCCAGGAGGCAGAGGCAAGGGAGACCAAAACCTTCTTCACAGAGAGCCTGAATCTGGCTGTTGACA AGTGTGACAGTGTTGAGTGGGAGCTCCCTCACCTGGCTTGCAGTGTGTACTACAGCACAGTGCAAGACCTGCCTGCCATGGTTCGACTGTGGTGGAATAGCCAGGAGAAGAGAGTGAGCGCAGCTGTGGAGAAGTTCACGATTAAATACATCAGTCCTGTTCTCTCAGCCCAGGAAATCTCATCTGTCCACACCAGCACTCAAATGTTTGACAGCATGACT